TGAAGGAAAGGTTTTTTAGTTTTCCTCACCTCTACGTAACTTGTGCATCAACATCACAGCAACAATCACCATCTTTCTTTTGTACCTTGTATAAGAGTTAAATGGGCCATTGACGGGAAGAGTTTGCTTGGCTACTACATGAGACAAAAGCTAGTAAAACCAATTACTACATATGTTCCAAGGTTTATACATGTATGATATCCTGATCTTCAATCTCTCCCGCTCGTTACCATAACTGCTCTCTCCCTCTCTTTATCCTTTTTTGGGGTGGaaatatgtgtgtatatatatttccGGGGAAATTCACTTTTATACTACTCTAATCATTACATTTTCCTCTTTCATTCAGGATTTTGTGCGACTTATTTGAAACTGTATCCAGCAATGAAGCAATATGAATATGGATTCCGAGTCTTCTTGTTGACATATTGTATAGTGCTTGTATCGGGGACTTCAGATTTCGTTCAGACTGCTGTTTCTCGATTGTTGCTAATTGGGGTTGGAGCTACTGTCTGTTTGCTTATAAATGTCTGCATCTACCCCATTTGGGCTGGTGAAGATTTGCACAAGTTGGTAGCGAAAAATTTTAAGGGTGTCGCTACTTCTTTGGAAGGTGAAGATTCTTTAATCTCTTATCTTCAGATTGTCGTTGGACATGACCTAGACATGCTATGCTCGGCTGATATTTGCAATGCTTCTTTTTCAGGTTGTGTCAATGACTATTTGCAATGTCTTGAATATGAAAGGATACCATCAAAAATTCTTCTTTACCAGGCATCCGATGATCCTGTCTACAATGGCTATAGGACTGCTGTAGAGTCCACCAACCAAGAAGATTCTCTGGTAAACCTATGTTGCTATTGATGCTTAACCTAAGTATGTGGCATTTCCTCCATTCCAAATTGAATGGCCTATTCTGCACTATATTATATTAAAGTCTGAAAGTGTTTGTTCAACATTAAATGGTGTGGAGGCTGGTAACTTTTGTGtattaaagaaattgaaaaataaaggTATCACACATGTGACTTATAGTGGAGCTTTACATTATTTTGGatggaaagagaaaaaaaattgtaTGTGGACATTCATGTGGGTTTGGTGGAACATCACCTATTTTCTTGGGTTGCTAATTTTGGTAATCCTGGTTCAGTTAGGTTTTGCTGTGTGGGAACCCCCTCATGGCCGTTACAGAATGCTCAATTATCCTTGGGGTGAATATGTTAAAGTCAGCGGTGCACTGAGGCATTGTGCTTTCATGGTCATGGCTATGCATGGCTGTATTCTTTCAGAAATACAGGTATAactttttctaatttttcttccTGACTTAGTCTAAAGCAATGTGCAGCACAGATTTTTTTTTATTCCATAAATTTGAAGCCTATCTCACATCTGCCACTTTTTCTTTCTTCGTTTTTTACTTTGATATGGAACTAGGCAGCTTATGAATAATGAATAGAATTATTTTAGATGTATAGGAGAGAAGTACTTAAAGTAATCAGCATACTAGACCTATAAAGTTCCATGTAACCAAGATTAGGGAATAGTAAATACATAGGAACTATGCTTAAGTTAGTATCTGTCAAGGGGGTTTTAACTCTTTCTCTTGGTCAAACATGAAAGAGGCGCGCAGAAGTATTTATTGTAATTTTTTACCAGATGAAAATTAAACTGATTCGTCAGCACCAAATATTCACATTGTTGCCATGTCTCATTTGTTAACTAACCTATTTGGGGCTAAGAACTCAACCATGGAACTGCAGTTCCAGCCTGCTATTTCGTAAATTATTCAGAGTTTACTCCAGTTTTTATAATTTTACAGAGTAGTCAAATATCGACCATAAGTTTTTTCGTGCCATTCATAATGATTAATGTCATGCCACTGGATTGTTCAATAATAAGTTAAAAAATTACTTGCTACTTTAGAAGCCCATCTCAGATACATATATCACTCGAGGTGCACATAAAACTTGAAGTTAGTCAACGCTTAGGTTGGACCTCTTTAAGAGGGAGCACTAGCTGGAATATAAATAGAGTCTTTTACCTCTTAAGgtggaagaaaaaaaagaaaatgtagGGGAGGGATAGAATCACTACACTATCACGGCCAACTATaccaaatccttaatttaaggATATGTGTAATGCTATTTATGGAATTACACAAATGGTAATAAATAAGTTACTTTATTTGAATCTTGGGCAGATAGAGAGAATCGAGCCCGCAAAGCAACGTGATACGTAAACATTAAAAAAAAGATATGAATGAATGTTTTAGTGACGAGGaataataaattagaaatttagcATAAGAATACCAGTCACTCAAAACTGAGAACTACATCTTGACATCCAAACTCGAAATTTAAAATGGTTGAACTTTTTTCTTACATTACatatataatttttcttttttcttcattaGCGCCTTTCTTCACTAAAGCCAATGCTTAATTTGCGCTTTGTACTTAATACCCCATGGTCATTGGAGCTTTTCACCTTTGATAACTTTGGTTATCAATTCGGTTATCATTTCTAAATGCCAGCTTAACTGAGTACCCTTGCATTTTGGCTGTAACTTTCCCTTCTTTTATTGCTTatgcaatttttcttttttgcaaaTAACTATCCTAAAAATGTTGAGATGATTTTTGTCCACTAGTGTCATCCTTTTGCTAGCGAAACAGTTTGAGGGCAGCTTCTAAAGAAGCATCTATACACAAAATCTATTAATGCCAGCTTTAACATAGGTAACTTGACACAAAAATTTCTTCTAGCACATGGTGGCAGTTCACCTAGTGCTCTGGTCTTGAAGGAGTTTTGCATTATTTAATGTTACTTCAGACAAATAAAATGTTCTCTTCAAAGATATCAAACTGAAGTTATCTTGTAAACAATTTCTAGGTTATCTACTTAATAGACATATATGTTTATATCCATTGAGATATCTTTTCCTCTTAATGAACTAAAAATACAAGAATCCTTGCCTGCTAATTGGTGACAGATAGCTGCATAAAATGTACGACGGGAAACTGATCTTGGAGCTATTATTGCCTGTTTGCACTTGTTATGATACTGTCCTTGATTACTAAATCAAAAAGATTAAGAATTTATGCTTTAGGGGTTGAGTGGTCATGCAAATTTTCTTCTTGTAGGCAGCATCTGAGTTGAGGCAGATTTTTAGGAAGCAGATTCAGAGAGTTGGAACTGAAGGAGCTAAAGTGATactgctgcttggggagaaagtaGAAAAGATGGAGAAACTAAGCCCTGAAGATCCTCTCGAAGAAGTTCATGAGGCTGCTGAGAATCTTCAACTGTTGATTGACCAGAAATCTTATCTTTTGGTTAATGCAGAGAATTGGGAAAGTTCAAAAAGACCTAAGAAGTTTGAAGATCCTGAACGCATTCAAGAACTGAAGGACAATGAACCTAAACCCATGCTAATAAACTCTCTTAGTGAAGCAACTCTTCATCTAAGGTCTGCTCACACATTGAAGCACATGGATACTCTTAATCCAAATGTAAGCGTCAACTTTTCTACTTCACAATGGGGTTCCTCAGAAGATGTGTTCAAGCAGCAGACGATGTGGCCTTCACGGCTTTCAGTTCTTGGAGATGTGATTTTGAATGAACGTGAAGTACGGACATTTGAAAGTGCTAGTACATTGTCACTGGCAACATTTACTTCCTTGCTGATCGAGTTTGTTGCAAGGCTTCAGAATCTTGTAAATGCATTTCAAGAGCTCAGCGAGA
This DNA window, taken from Nicotiana tabacum cultivar K326 chromosome 4, ASM71507v2, whole genome shotgun sequence, encodes the following:
- the LOC107802653 gene encoding aluminum-activated malate transporter 4-like — protein: MAYLGSLKQSFVETNKERLLLPRKGYSELGVGGGASFTGNENFLERLRYRLTEFCNDVKKVAAKAVKMGRSDPRKIIFSAKVGFALALVSILIFFKEPLPYIGKHSIWAILTVVVVFEFSIGATLSKGFNRALGTFSAGGLALGIAELSLMAGKCQEIVIVISVFIAGFCATYLKLYPAMKQYEYGFRVFLLTYCIVLVSGTSDFVQTAVSRLLLIGVGATVCLLINVCIYPIWAGEDLHKLVAKNFKGVATSLEGCVNDYLQCLEYERIPSKILLYQASDDPVYNGYRTAVESTNQEDSLLGFAVWEPPHGRYRMLNYPWGEYVKVSGALRHCAFMVMAMHGCILSEIQAASELRQIFRKQIQRVGTEGAKVILLLGEKVEKMEKLSPEDPLEEVHEAAENLQLLIDQKSYLLVNAENWESSKRPKKFEDPERIQELKDNEPKPMLINSLSEATLHLRSAHTLKHMDTLNPNVSVNFSTSQWGSSEDVFKQQTMWPSRLSVLGDVILNEREVRTFESASTLSLATFTSLLIEFVARLQNLVNAFQELSEKAKFTECS